ACCGTTCCTGAATGAGCGCGGCGATCTCCGCGCCGAAGCCGCACGTGCGGGGCGCCTCGTGGAGGACGACGGCCCGGCCCGTCCGGTTCACCGACGCTTCGATCATCCCGATGTCCAGCGGCCACAGGGTGCGCGGGTCGATGATCTCGACGTCGACCCCT
The DNA window shown above is from Deltaproteobacteria bacterium and carries:
- a CDS encoding alpha-ketoacid dehydrogenase subunit beta, yielding GVDVEIIDPRTLWPLDIGMIEASVNRTGRAVVLHEAPRTCGFGAEIAALIQERCFLHMKAPVARVTGFDTPFPYALEKSYLPDPERTLRAIRASMAF